A genomic window from Glycine soja cultivar W05 chromosome 10, ASM419377v2, whole genome shotgun sequence includes:
- the LOC114369635 gene encoding probable ubiquitin-conjugating enzyme E2 23: MGVQQHEALSEGNEPAENACASGFLNQGALASESAYSDPRVNTESSEVNEPGDNSYKESNTPHIYRQDVVKNTISGMIGIVTEVAGDSDSDSDSSVTDDENDTEDEDGDDEEGDGINNASRNSESNGAAGHCKTDALLADQLHVLWMDKSESTLNFSDVEVVDRGFLHGDFVAAASDPTGRVGVVVDVNICVDLLAHDGSIIKDVSSKNLKRIRDFTVGDYVVLGHWLGRIDDVLDNVTVLFDDGSVCKVSKADPLNLKPISKNILEDGHFPYYPGQWVRASSSSVFKNSRWLSGLWKANRLEGTVTKVTVGSVFVYWIASAGYGPYSSTAPAEEQSPKNLKLLSCFAHANWQLGDWCLLPSSELSSSASMDKGISKLELNNSANNELDSNQTGSGCDSEEATVEETNGNKDTMDLDPADVLEGNDGNDKSNPSRDSSSCSSSISVSKEPVHEAWPLHRKKIRKVVIRKDKRARKKEESFEKALLIANTRTKVDVAWQDGTVERELNSTSLIPIDNPGDHEFVSEQYVVEKTSGDGEDISEARRVGVVRSVNAKERTACVRWLKKVARAEDPREFDKEEVVSVYELEGHPDYDYCYGDVVVRLSPVSVCSETASVGESTEKSMQKTEESGIKIDVNIQTGETFVQFSDLSWVGNITGLKNGDIEVTWADGMVSMVGPQAIYVVGRDDDDESIAAGSEISDAASWETVNDDEMEVLEDSREDIERENSSSVTSEAEESGENDFGRTAALSVPLAAFRFVTRLASGIFSRGSRNLDSIPLEIKAEREHPSPVVNDESTSQKHIAIDADNSGNKNERYDEVVSEATETLEASAALCSLGNEDAPATASCDNDTCSLKHFDITKDPSDHYFIGANGQSNNRKWFKKVQQDWSILQNNLPEEIYVRVYEDRMDLLRAVIVGPYGTPYQDGLFFFDFHLPPEYPDVPPSAYYHSGGWRINPNLYEEGKVCLSLLNTWTGRGNEVWDPKSSSILQVLVSLQGLVLNSKPYFNEAGYDKQVGTAEGEKNSLSYNENTFLLNCKTMMYLMRKPPKDFGVLIKEHFRRRGHKILKACDAYMKGFLIGSLTREASVSEKSSQNSTSVGFKLMLAKIVPKLFLSLCEVGADCEEFKHLKDL; the protein is encoded by the exons ATGGGAGTTCAACAACATGAAGCGCTTTCTGAAGGCAATGAGCCTGCTGAAAATGCTTGTGCTAGTGGTTTCCTGAACCAAGGTGCTCTTGCCAGTGAGTCTGCCTACAGCGATCCAAGGGTAAACACTGAAAGTAGTGAAGTTAATGAACCGGGTGACAATTCTTATAAGGAAAGTAATACACCACATATCTATAGACAAGATGTTGTGAAAAATACTATCAGTGGCATGATTGGGATTGTGACAGAAGTTGCTGgtgattctgattctgattcagATAGCAGCGTCACTGATGACGAAAATGATACTGAGGATGAGGATGGTGATGATGAGGAAGGCGATGGCATTAATAATGCTAGTAGAAATTCTGAAAGTAATGGTGCTGCTGGGCATTGTAAAACCGATGCTCTTCTGGCTGACCAGCTGCATGTACTGTGGATGGACAAATCTGAATCCACTCTAAATTTCAGCGACGTTGAAGTTGTTGATCGCGGATTTTTACATGGGGATTTTGTTGCTGCTGCTTCAGACCCTACTGGGCGAGTGGGTGTAGTGGTTGATGTCAATATATGTGTGGATCTGTTGGCCCATGATGGATCTATAATAAAAGATGTCtcatcaaaaaatttaaaacgaaTTAGGGATTTCACTGTCGGTGATTATGTGGTGCTTGGACATTGGCTAGGAAGAATTGATGATGTTTTGGATAATGTAACTGTCTTATTTGATGATGGTTCAGTTTGTAAGGTCTCAAAAGCAGATCCATTGAATCTTAAACCAATTTCTAAGAATATTCTTGAAGATGGGCATTTTCCTTATTACCCAGGGCAATGGGTAAGGGCTAGCTCCTCATCAGTTTTCAAGAATTCAAGATGGCTGTCTGGCTTGTGGAAAGCTAATAGGCTAGAAGGTACAGTCACTAAAGTTACAGTTGGATCGGTGTTTGTTTATTGGATAGCATCTGCAGGTTATGGGCCATATTCTTCTACTGCCCCAGCTGAGGAGCAGAGTccaaaaaacttaaaattgttGTCCTGTTTTGCTCATGCAAATTGGCAATTGGGTGACTGGTGTCTCCTACCCTCGTCTGAACTGTCATCCTCAGCTTCCATGGATAAAGGCATATCAAAATTGGAACTTAACAATTCTGCTAACAATGAATTAGATTCTAATCAGACAGGAAGTGGATGTGATTCAGAAGAAGCTACAGTTGAGGAAACAAATGGGAATAAGGATACTATGGACCTTGATCCAGCTGATGTTTTGGAAGGGAATGATGGAAATGATAAAAGTAATCCTTCACGTGATTCTAGCTCATGCAGCAGTTCTATCTCTGTATCAAAGGAACCTGTCCATGAAGCTTGGCCTCTTCACCGCAAGAAAATTAGGAAAGTTGTCATCAGGAAAGATAAAAGGGCCCGAAAGAAAGAGGAAAGCTTTGAGAAAGCTCTTTTGATTGCCAACACAAGAACAAAAGTTGATGTTGCATGGCAAGATGGAACAGTAGAGCGTGAACTAAATTCTACAAGTTTAATTCCTATAGATAATCCTGGTGATCATGAATTTGTTTCAGAACAATATGTGGTAGAGAAGACCTCCGGTGATGGTGAGGATATTTCTGAAGCTAGGCGAGTTGGGGTTGTGAGAAGTGTTAATGCCAAGGAGCGGACAGCTTGTGTGAGGTGGTTAAAAAAAGTTGCCAGAGCAGAAGATCCTCGAGAGTTTGACAAGGAGGAAGTTGTTAGTGTATATGAGCTAGAGGGCCATCCAGATTATGATTACTGCTATGGGGATGTGGTTGTCCGCCTCTCACCTGTGTCTGTCTGTTCAGAAACAGCTTCTGTTGGAGAGTCCACTGAGAAATCAATGCAGAAAACTGAAGAGAGTGGGATTAAAATCGATGTAAATATCCAAACTGGTGAAACTTTTGTGCAATTTTCTGACCTCTCTTGGGTTGGAAATATAACTGGCCTTAAGAATGGTGATATTGAAGTTACTTGGGCTGATGGGATGGTATCAATG GTTGGACCCCAAGCAATCTATGTGGTTGGTCGAGACGACGATGATGAATCAATTGCTGCTGGGAGTGAAATAAGTGATGCTGCAAGCTGGGAAACTGTTAATGATGATGAAATGGAAGTCCTTGAGGATTCCAGAgag GATATTGAGAGGGAAAATTCAAGCAGTGTTACTTCTGAGGCAGAAGAAAGTGGAGAGAATGATTTTGGTAGGACTGCAGCTCTCTCTGTTCCCCTAGCAGCATTTCGATTTGTCACTAGACTTGCCAGTGGAATATTCTCAAGAGGCTCAAGGAACTTGGATTCTATTCCCTTGGAGATAAAAGCTGAACGTGAACATCCATCACCTGTAGTTAATGATGAGTCTACTTCACAGAAACATATTGCAATTGATGCTGATAATTCAGGCAATAAGAATGAAAGGTATGATGAGGTTGTTTCAGAAGCAACTGAAACTCTGGAAGCAAGTGCGGCACTTTGTAGCTTGGGAAATGAAGATGCTCCTGCAACTGCAAGTTGTGATAATGACACTTGCAGTTTGAAACATTTTGACATAACTAAAGATCCATCGGACCACTATTTTATTGGTGCAAATGGACAG AGTAACAACCGGAAATGGTTCAAGAAAGTGCAACAAGATTGGAGCATATTGCAGAATAACCTTCCTG AGGAAATCTATGTACGAGTTTATGAAGATAGAATGGATCTCTTGAGAGCAGTTATTGTAGGGCCATACGGAACCCCTTACCAAGATggactctttttctttgattttcacCTTCCGCCAGAATACCCTGATGTTCCACCG TCAGCATACTATCATTCTGGTGGTTGGCGGATTAACCCTAATTTGTATGAGGAAGGGAAGGTTTGCCTTAGCCTTCTAAATACATGGACAGGCAGAGGAAATGAAGTATGGGATCCAAAATCTTCTAGCATCCTTCAAGTCCTAGTTTCACTGCAAGGCTTAGTACTCAACTCTAAGCCTTACTTCAATGAAGCTGGGTATGATAAGCAGGTTGGAACAGCTGAAGGAGAGAAAAATTCGTTGTCATACAATGAGAATACCTTTTTACTTAACTGCAAGACTATGATGTATCTTATGAGGAAACCACCCAAG GATTTTGGAGTGCTCATCAAAGAACATTTTAGGAGGCGGGGTCATAAAATCCTTAAGGCTTGTGATGCTTATATGAAAGGTTTCTTGATTGGCTCGCTGACTAGAGAAGCCTCTGTAAGTGAAAAGAGCAGTCAGAATTCAACCTCTGTGGGTTTCAAGTTGATGTTAGCCAAGATAGTACCAAAGCTTTTCTTGTCACTATGTGAGGTTGGAGCTGATTGTGAGGAATTTAAGCATCTGAAAGATTTGTAG